One window of the Dehalococcoidia bacterium genome contains the following:
- a CDS encoding P1 family peptidase gives MNAPVGRQNGAGIATMTAEERAALPPRLPPEGRITDVPGIRVGHWTNRDAATGCTVVLADGGAVCGVDVRGSAPGTRETDLLRPGMLVERVDAILLAGGSAFGLAAADGVMRYLEERGVGFDAWVARVPIVPAAVIFDLGIGSAQVRPDADAGWRACAAAADGAVEEGSVGAGTGATVAKRYGMARAVKAGLGTASTVLPDETRVGVLVVVNAVGAVVDERGVPIAQERPGSAGGPLPIGNTTLAVVATDAPLDKAMATKVAQMAHDGLAIALRPAHTMVDGDVVFALATGRRAGPADVSAIGSAAALLVARAIVRAVLLATPLGGVPAVSSLQA, from the coding sequence ATGAACGCGCCTGTCGGCCGGCAGAATGGTGCGGGGATCGCGACGATGACGGCAGAAGAGCGCGCGGCGCTCCCACCCCGACTGCCTCCCGAAGGGAGGATTACCGACGTTCCGGGCATCCGCGTCGGCCATTGGACCAACCGGGACGCCGCGACCGGCTGCACGGTGGTACTTGCGGACGGCGGAGCAGTTTGTGGCGTCGACGTGCGCGGGTCGGCGCCGGGCACGCGCGAGACCGACCTGCTGCGGCCCGGCATGCTCGTCGAGCGGGTGGACGCGATCCTGCTTGCTGGAGGAAGCGCGTTCGGGCTCGCGGCGGCTGACGGGGTGATGCGCTATCTCGAAGAGCGCGGCGTCGGGTTCGATGCCTGGGTCGCGCGCGTGCCGATCGTTCCGGCGGCAGTGATCTTCGACCTTGGCATCGGCTCAGCACAGGTTCGGCCCGACGCCGACGCGGGATGGCGCGCGTGCGCTGCGGCGGCCGATGGAGCAGTCGAAGAAGGGTCCGTGGGGGCGGGCACGGGAGCAACTGTGGCGAAGCGCTATGGCATGGCGCGAGCGGTCAAGGCAGGGCTGGGAACGGCCTCGACCGTCCTCCCTGATGAAACGCGGGTCGGCGTGCTCGTCGTTGTCAACGCTGTCGGCGCAGTGGTTGATGAGCGCGGCGTGCCCATCGCTCAGGAGCGGCCCGGGTCAGCGGGCGGCCCGCTCCCCATCGGCAACACGACCCTCGCCGTCGTCGCGACTGACGCGCCGCTCGACAAGGCGATGGCGACGAAGGTGGCCCAGATGGCGCACGATGGCCTCGCGATCGCGCTGCGGCCGGCGCATACGATGGTCGACGGCGATGTCGTCTTTGCGCTCGCGACCGGCCGCCGTGCTGGGCCGGCTGACGTGTCCGCAATCGGCAGCGCCGCAGCGCTGCTGGTTGCGCGGGCGATCGTCCGCGCCGTTCTGCTTGCGACCCCGCTTGGCGGCGTGCCCGCGGTCTCCTCTCTCCAGGCGTAA
- a CDS encoding cation-translocating P-type ATPase, whose protein sequence is MQRFDIPIAGIDCAECAAQVREAIAKLPGVESVNVLVAAEKAVILGDPDRVDGAVIRRALARAGYAVPAAAVPSVSAARSLSRQLTALLAVAFVTVLGTVVAGEWLGLFDLLNAAVPLPVGAALVIAGGFPVFRAVARAARKRQITSHTLMTVGALAALLVGEWVAAAIVVVFMRVGDYVERFTTERARRAVRDLTAAAPQTARVERGSDEVEVPVSEVRVGDIVLVRPGETIPVDGEVVDGHATVDQATITGEPMPVDVTTGARVFAATIARLGSLRVRALRVGTDTTFGRVIALVEEAEANRGEMQRLADAFSAFYLPVVAGVAALTLLLSRNPLAAAAVLVVACSCSFALATPIAMLASIGASARRGLLIKGGKYLELLARADVVLVDKTGTLTLGEPRITDVISLNGMPSSDLLAVAASAERYSEHPLAEAVRAAARRQNRSLADPQDFEALPGLGVRARVNGRWVTVGNRRFIPLPEARSVADQLEAEGKTILVVALDGTPAAILAAADTLRPEVPAALDQLRALGIAQIELLTGDNDRSAATLAEKLGVPYRPNLLPEQKIAVVREYQANGHTVVMIGDGVNDAPALAQADIGIAMGAAGTDIAIEAAHIALMREDWMLVPDLLRIARRTMGVVKTNLAFTGIYNLVGLALAAAGILPLSLAAAAQSLPDVGILLNSARLLRQQ, encoded by the coding sequence CTGCAGCGGTTTGACATTCCCATCGCAGGCATCGACTGCGCGGAGTGTGCAGCGCAGGTGCGAGAAGCGATCGCGAAGCTGCCCGGCGTAGAGTCGGTCAACGTTCTGGTTGCCGCAGAGAAGGCGGTTATCCTCGGCGACCCCGACCGCGTCGATGGAGCGGTGATCCGCCGCGCCCTCGCTCGCGCCGGCTACGCAGTGCCGGCGGCCGCCGTGCCGTCCGTTTCCGCTGCCCGCTCTCTCAGCCGCCAGCTGACGGCGCTGCTCGCGGTCGCGTTCGTCACCGTGCTCGGCACTGTGGTCGCCGGCGAATGGCTTGGCCTCTTCGATCTCTTGAATGCGGCGGTCCCGCTTCCTGTGGGCGCCGCCCTCGTCATCGCGGGGGGCTTTCCCGTCTTTCGTGCGGTCGCGCGCGCCGCCCGCAAGCGGCAAATCACCTCGCATACTCTGATGACGGTCGGCGCACTTGCGGCGCTCCTTGTTGGCGAATGGGTTGCGGCGGCGATTGTCGTGGTGTTCATGCGGGTGGGCGACTACGTGGAGCGGTTTACTACCGAGCGCGCGCGCCGTGCGGTGCGCGACCTTACTGCTGCGGCGCCGCAAACTGCGCGCGTCGAGCGGGGGAGCGACGAAGTTGAAGTGCCGGTCTCCGAGGTGCGGGTGGGCGACATCGTTCTCGTCCGTCCCGGCGAGACGATCCCGGTGGACGGCGAAGTCGTCGACGGACACGCCACCGTCGACCAAGCCACGATCACGGGCGAGCCCATGCCTGTTGATGTCACCACGGGCGCTCGGGTATTCGCCGCGACGATTGCAAGGCTGGGCAGTCTGCGGGTGAGGGCGCTTCGCGTCGGCACAGACACCACATTTGGGCGTGTCATTGCGCTGGTGGAGGAAGCGGAAGCGAACCGAGGGGAGATGCAGCGCCTCGCTGATGCGTTCAGTGCTTTCTACCTGCCGGTTGTTGCCGGGGTCGCTGCGCTCACCTTGCTCCTCAGCCGCAACCCGCTCGCGGCAGCGGCGGTGCTGGTGGTCGCCTGCTCGTGTTCCTTCGCGTTAGCCACGCCGATCGCGATGCTCGCCTCCATCGGTGCGAGCGCTCGGCGCGGCCTGCTCATCAAAGGCGGCAAATATCTTGAGCTGCTTGCGCGGGCCGATGTTGTGCTTGTGGACAAGACCGGCACGCTCACCCTCGGCGAGCCGCGAATTACCGACGTGATTTCGCTCAACGGCATGCCCTCCTCCGACCTCCTCGCTGTGGCTGCCTCGGCCGAACGGTATTCCGAGCATCCTCTCGCCGAAGCGGTGCGCGCCGCGGCGCGCCGCCAGAACCGCTCCCTCGCGGACCCGCAAGACTTTGAAGCGCTGCCTGGCTTGGGCGTTCGGGCGCGGGTGAACGGTCGATGGGTGACCGTCGGCAACCGCCGCTTCATCCCCCTCCCCGAAGCGCGTTCCGTCGCGGATCAGCTGGAAGCGGAGGGGAAGACGATCCTCGTGGTTGCCCTCGACGGGACGCCGGCCGCTATCCTCGCCGCTGCGGATACGCTCCGTCCCGAAGTGCCTGCTGCCCTCGATCAGCTGCGTGCCCTCGGCATTGCGCAGATCGAACTCCTCACCGGCGATAACGACCGCTCTGCCGCGACGCTCGCCGAAAAACTGGGCGTTCCGTACCGCCCCAACCTCCTGCCCGAGCAGAAGATCGCGGTTGTCCGGGAGTATCAAGCGAACGGGCATACCGTGGTCATGATCGGGGATGGCGTCAACGATGCGCCGGCGCTGGCACAGGCGGACATCGGCATCGCCATGGGCGCTGCCGGCACGGATATCGCTATCGAAGCGGCGCACATCGCGCTCATGCGCGAAGACTGGATGCTGGTGCCGGACCTCCTGCGCATTGCCCGCCGGACGATGGGCGTGGTGAAGACGAATCTCGCCTTCACCGGCATCTACAACCTCGTCGGCCTCGCCCTCGCGGCCGCCGGCATCTTGCCGCTCTCCCTCGCCGCCGCAGCGCAGTCGTTGCCCGACGTAGGAATTCTTCTCAATTCGGCGCGGCTGCTCCGTCAGCAGTAG
- the surE gene encoding 5'/3'-nucleotidase SurE codes for MRTVDRGQPAHGEPAIARILVTNDDGIYAPGLWALVDAVSYLGEVVVIAPDREQSGIGAAISLHHPLRLSKLRMPAHPEIDTYAVQGTPGDCVILGLQNIMKDGVDLVVSGVNDGANLGNDVLISGTVGGAMQGYFAGIPAIAVSAAWKTTDFRPAARVAAVLADFILSERLPSEVLLNVNVPDRPLDRMSGIAVTTLARQTYVDVIEQTEDARGRMIYWITRGRATTDEFEPGTDIWAMRNHYISITPLQSDLASREQFELLEELIPALRQHLLAPLPVLED; via the coding sequence TTGCGTACAGTCGATCGTGGGCAGCCAGCCCATGGAGAGCCAGCAATCGCCCGCATTCTTGTCACTAACGACGACGGTATTTATGCCCCCGGCCTGTGGGCGCTTGTCGATGCGGTCAGCTACCTCGGCGAAGTTGTGGTGATCGCGCCGGACCGTGAACAGAGCGGGATTGGCGCCGCGATCTCCCTGCATCACCCGCTCCGCTTATCGAAACTGCGCATGCCGGCCCATCCCGAGATCGATACCTATGCCGTGCAGGGAACGCCCGGCGACTGCGTCATCCTCGGTTTGCAGAACATCATGAAGGATGGGGTTGACCTCGTTGTCAGTGGGGTCAATGACGGTGCTAATCTCGGCAACGACGTGCTGATCTCGGGCACGGTGGGCGGCGCAATGCAGGGCTATTTTGCCGGTATCCCGGCGATTGCGGTTTCGGCAGCGTGGAAGACCACCGATTTTCGTCCCGCAGCGCGCGTGGCTGCGGTGCTTGCGGACTTTATTCTCTCCGAGCGGCTGCCCTCGGAGGTGCTGCTGAATGTCAACGTGCCGGACCGGCCGCTCGACCGCATGAGCGGGATCGCCGTGACGACGCTGGCGCGTCAGACCTATGTCGACGTGATCGAGCAGACAGAGGATGCTCGCGGCCGCATGATCTACTGGATCACGCGCGGCCGGGCCACCACCGACGAGTTTGAGCCGGGCACGGATATCTGGGCGATGCGCAATCACTATATCTCGATCACGCCGCTCCAGAGCGACCTCGCGAGCCGCGAGCAGTTTGAACTCCTCGAGGAGCTGATCCCCGCTCTCCGCCAGCATCTCCTCGCTCCCCTGCCCGTCCTTGAGGACTGA
- the groL gene encoding chaperonin GroEL (60 kDa chaperone family; promotes refolding of misfolded polypeptides especially under stressful conditions; forms two stacked rings of heptamers to form a barrel-shaped 14mer; ends can be capped by GroES; misfolded proteins enter the barrel where they are refolded when GroES binds), with protein sequence MAKQILFKEDARRALKRGVDALADAVKITLGPRGRNVVLDKKFGAPTITNDGVTIAKEIELEDPFENMGAQLAKEVATKTNDVAGDGTTTATVLAQAMVSEGLKNVAAGANPMAIKRGLEKGVEKAVEKIKALATPVTGADEIAAVAAISAADPEIGKLIAEVMEKVGKDGVITVEESKSMKFETEYTEGMQFDRGYISPYFVTNADRMEAVLEEPVILITDKKISSVQDILPVLEKALQVTKNIVIIAEDVDGEALATLVVNKLRGTINALAVKAPGFGDRRKAMLEDIAILTGGRVVSEEVGRKLENVTVEDFGRARRVVANKDETTIIEGRGQDSAIQARIKAIKAQIEETTSDFDREKLQERMAKLAGGVAVIKVGAATEVELKEKKHRVEDALSATRAAVEEGIVPGGGVALVAAADALEGLQLDPEEQVGVQILRRALEEPLRRIAINAGQEGSVVVERVRALQKEKGSANWGYDALRDEYVDLVSRGIIDPAKVTRSALQNAASIATMVLTTETLVTDIPEKKPATPTPAGDMDY encoded by the coding sequence ATGGCGAAGCAGATCCTTTTTAAGGAAGATGCCCGCCGGGCTCTGAAGCGTGGCGTCGATGCCTTGGCCGACGCGGTCAAGATCACGCTCGGCCCGCGCGGCCGCAATGTCGTCCTCGACAAGAAGTTCGGCGCCCCCACGATCACGAACGACGGCGTGACGATCGCGAAAGAGATCGAATTGGAAGATCCTTTCGAGAACATGGGCGCCCAGCTTGCCAAGGAAGTCGCCACCAAGACGAATGACGTCGCCGGCGACGGAACGACCACCGCTACCGTGCTTGCGCAAGCGATGGTCAGCGAGGGGCTGAAGAACGTCGCTGCGGGCGCGAACCCGATGGCGATCAAGCGCGGGCTGGAGAAGGGCGTCGAGAAAGCCGTTGAAAAGATCAAGGCGCTGGCGACGCCGGTCACGGGTGCGGATGAGATCGCTGCAGTTGCCGCGATTTCCGCTGCAGACCCGGAGATCGGGAAGCTGATCGCCGAGGTGATGGAGAAGGTCGGCAAGGACGGTGTTATTACGGTCGAAGAATCGAAGAGCATGAAGTTCGAGACCGAATACACCGAGGGCATGCAGTTCGACCGCGGCTATATCAGCCCGTACTTTGTGACCAACGCCGACCGGATGGAGGCCGTTCTCGAAGAGCCCGTCATCCTGATCACCGACAAAAAGATCTCCTCGGTGCAGGATATCCTGCCGGTTCTCGAGAAGGCGCTTCAGGTGACGAAGAATATCGTCATCATCGCCGAAGATGTCGATGGAGAGGCGCTCGCCACTCTCGTGGTGAACAAGCTGCGAGGCACAATCAATGCCTTGGCCGTGAAGGCGCCGGGCTTCGGTGACCGCCGGAAGGCAATGCTCGAGGATATCGCGATCCTGACGGGCGGCCGCGTCGTCAGCGAAGAGGTGGGGCGCAAGCTCGAGAACGTGACCGTTGAGGACTTCGGGCGAGCGCGCCGCGTTGTCGCGAACAAGGACGAAACGACCATCATCGAGGGCCGGGGCCAAGACTCGGCGATCCAAGCCCGCATCAAGGCGATTAAGGCCCAGATCGAGGAGACGACCTCCGACTTCGATCGCGAGAAGCTCCAAGAGCGGATGGCCAAGCTGGCCGGCGGCGTCGCGGTCATCAAGGTGGGCGCAGCGACCGAGGTCGAATTGAAAGAGAAGAAGCATCGCGTTGAAGATGCGCTTTCGGCCACGCGCGCGGCAGTCGAAGAAGGCATCGTCCCGGGCGGCGGGGTTGCGCTTGTCGCCGCGGCGGACGCGCTCGAGGGGCTGCAGCTTGATCCGGAAGAGCAAGTCGGCGTCCAGATCCTGCGCCGCGCGCTGGAGGAGCCGCTGCGCCGCATCGCGATCAATGCCGGCCAAGAAGGGTCGGTCGTTGTTGAGCGGGTCCGCGCGCTCCAGAAGGAGAAAGGCTCCGCCAACTGGGGCTACGACGCGCTGCGCGATGAGTATGTCGACCTTGTCAGCCGGGGCATCATTGACCCTGCCAAGGTGACTCGCTCGGCGCTCCAGAACGCTGCTTCTATCGCGACGATGGTGCTGACGACCGAGACGCTCGTCACTGACATCCCCGAGAAGAAGCCAGCGACACCTACCCCCGCCGGCGACATGGACTACTAA
- the groES gene encoding co-chaperone GroES has protein sequence MAELRPLGDRVVVTPLKQEEVTKSGIVLPDTAKEKPQEGMVVAVGPGRILDNGTRSPMEVKVGDRVLYAKYAGTEFKIEDTEYLVLRESDLLAVVTNSTK, from the coding sequence ATGGCTGAGCTCAGGCCGCTTGGTGATCGCGTTGTCGTTACCCCGCTGAAGCAAGAAGAAGTGACGAAGAGCGGGATCGTCCTGCCCGACACGGCGAAGGAGAAGCCGCAGGAGGGGATGGTCGTCGCTGTCGGTCCCGGCCGCATCCTCGATAACGGCACGCGCTCGCCGATGGAAGTGAAAGTGGGCGACCGGGTGCTGTACGCGAAGTATGCCGGCACCGAGTTCAAGATTGAAGACACCGAGTATCTCGTGCTTCGCGAGTCGGATCTGCTCGCGGTGGTTACGAACAGCACGAAGTAA
- a CDS encoding glutaredoxin family protein: MKEFLRELGVPFEARNVLIDPAARAEFLAAGFKTPPVTVIDGVAVWGYQPERLEALIFGETLEDR, encoded by the coding sequence GTGAAGGAGTTCCTTCGCGAGCTGGGGGTGCCGTTTGAGGCACGAAACGTGCTGATCGATCCGGCGGCGCGGGCGGAGTTCCTCGCTGCCGGCTTCAAAACTCCTCCCGTCACTGTCATCGACGGCGTCGCGGTGTGGGGATACCAGCCAGAGCGCCTTGAAGCTTTGATCTTCGGCGAGACATTAGAAGATCGTTAG
- a CDS encoding methylenetetrahydrofolate reductase has protein sequence MSGPLRAVSRLAADLAAGRFVVTSEVVPPASARLGAFFRRAAALSRFARAITVTNNHGGTAQLGSLTAAGLLVRQGIEPIWVCITRDQNRLAIESDLISAEALDVRNILCLRGDEFPEGVKAKPVHDLGTFGLIRLVAARRDAGAPFFVGAAVDLNSVPAERAAEQAARRAEAGAEFLLTQPVYEAERVEAFLDALRPRLSRPVWLLPGMMPLLSRDAVERVPGRLRIVIAEHILSRIREAADPKREGLAVFAETLRALRSIRGVHGVNLMLFGFRPDIAEEVRATIATVIQTTPYVGAR, from the coding sequence GTGAGCGGGCCGCTGCGCGCTGTCAGCCGGCTCGCCGCGGACCTCGCCGCGGGGCGCTTCGTTGTCACCAGCGAAGTCGTGCCGCCTGCTTCGGCGCGTCTCGGCGCATTCTTCCGGCGTGCCGCTGCGCTCTCTCGCTTCGCCCGCGCGATCACCGTCACGAACAATCATGGAGGAACAGCGCAGCTCGGCAGTCTCACTGCCGCCGGCCTGCTCGTCCGGCAGGGCATCGAGCCGATCTGGGTCTGCATCACCCGAGACCAGAACCGCCTTGCAATCGAGTCGGACCTCATCTCCGCCGAGGCGCTCGATGTCCGCAACATCCTCTGCCTGCGCGGCGATGAATTCCCGGAAGGGGTCAAAGCAAAGCCGGTGCATGACCTTGGTACCTTCGGCCTGATCCGGCTCGTGGCAGCGCGGCGGGACGCCGGGGCGCCCTTCTTCGTCGGCGCGGCGGTCGACCTCAACAGCGTTCCGGCGGAGCGAGCCGCGGAGCAGGCAGCACGCCGGGCCGAAGCCGGCGCAGAATTTCTCCTCACCCAGCCAGTGTATGAGGCAGAGCGGGTGGAGGCGTTTCTTGACGCGCTCCGTCCCCGATTGTCCCGCCCTGTCTGGCTGCTGCCAGGGATGATGCCGCTTCTCTCCCGAGACGCTGTCGAGCGGGTGCCCGGCCGGCTCCGAATCGTCATTGCCGAGCATATCCTGAGCCGAATCCGAGAGGCAGCTGACCCCAAGCGCGAAGGGCTTGCCGTGTTTGCAGAGACCTTGCGCGCGCTGCGGTCCATCCGCGGCGTTCACGGCGTGAACCTGATGCTGTTCGGATTTCGCCCGGACATCGCCGAAGAAGTGCGCGCCACAATTGCCACTGTGATCCAGACAACGCCCTATGTTGGAGCGCGATGA
- a CDS encoding CoA transferase: MADVLRPAGALDDVRVLDLAGPIGWYATRLLADLGADVLRIEPPGGDPERRRPPYARGDDRASLRYWWFNAGKRSLVIDLERADGRSRLLELAAEADLLVETFPVGWLAERGLGLAELHRCNPRLVLVSITPFGQTGPRAAWRGTDLIGMATGGLVHLGGMPDRPPTHLGGEQGYLQAGIVAAAAALVALRDSRMRGVGRQVDVSLQDAIVFTTENNLALLDLMGHLRTRLGDRAFTGFSLFFPCDDGWLAFWPGGRFDGLLAWLEEMGVPTAPFEGGEWTDPAFRERHIPELTAAIRQAAAGKRKTLAADAAQAHRLAAAPVADVADLQRDPQLIARDFWVEVEHRLPAGETALVRYPGAPFKMSRTPWQIRRPAPAAGEHDTEGWRDRPALPRPRRPSRLPLEGIRVVDLTWQIAGPAATQVLADHGAEVLKIESAVHPDGLRVMALPRPPWTDSLNQSGIFTLMNTSKRSVTINMATEGGPALLRRLIALADVVVDNYGVDPLPKWGLTPDELMKIRPDLIVARSSVMGRSGPRSQYVGFGYTIGPAAGLNALSGFAGDPPVASCTAHPDYSCNSYHLLIAILAALHYRDRTGEGQLIDLSQHESTVVFNGPAILDYTVNGVVPRPSENRHPEAAPHGVYRCRGNDRWVAIACESDEDWQRLAHAIGRADLAADPALADLAGRQQAAGRIDAAIEAWTRLRRPAEAAEVLQAAGVPAGPVQTAADLFRDPHLAARGKILRLDHPELGRVRVNGPSFQLSGIGPEAVRRPPLLGEHTEAVLRDLLGLDEEELVAAYLGEVLQ; encoded by the coding sequence ATGGCGGACGTTCTGCGCCCCGCGGGGGCGCTCGACGATGTGCGTGTCCTCGACCTCGCTGGGCCGATCGGATGGTATGCAACCCGCCTCCTCGCTGACCTGGGGGCAGATGTCCTGCGGATTGAGCCTCCCGGCGGCGACCCCGAACGGCGGCGGCCGCCGTATGCGCGGGGGGATGACCGGGCGAGCCTCCGTTACTGGTGGTTCAACGCCGGCAAGCGTTCGCTCGTGATCGATCTCGAGCGCGCCGATGGCCGCAGCCGGCTGCTCGAGCTGGCGGCCGAGGCCGACCTGCTGGTTGAAACGTTTCCGGTCGGCTGGCTGGCTGAGCGCGGGCTCGGCCTCGCCGAACTGCATCGGTGCAATCCTCGCCTTGTTCTTGTCTCCATCACTCCCTTCGGCCAAACTGGTCCGCGCGCCGCTTGGCGCGGCACCGACCTGATCGGGATGGCGACGGGAGGGCTGGTGCATCTCGGCGGAATGCCAGACCGCCCGCCGACGCATCTCGGCGGCGAGCAGGGCTACTTGCAGGCCGGCATCGTTGCCGCTGCGGCCGCGCTCGTCGCGCTGCGCGACAGCCGGATGCGCGGGGTTGGCCGCCAGGTCGATGTCTCGCTGCAGGACGCGATTGTCTTCACGACGGAGAACAACCTCGCTCTGCTCGACCTGATGGGGCATCTCCGCACCCGCCTCGGCGACCGCGCCTTCACCGGCTTTTCGCTCTTCTTTCCCTGCGACGACGGCTGGCTCGCCTTTTGGCCGGGCGGCCGGTTTGACGGGCTGCTCGCTTGGCTCGAGGAGATGGGGGTGCCCACCGCGCCCTTCGAAGGCGGGGAGTGGACCGACCCTGCCTTCCGCGAGCGGCATATCCCCGAGCTGACCGCCGCGATCCGCCAAGCCGCTGCGGGCAAGCGAAAAACGCTCGCTGCCGATGCGGCGCAGGCGCATCGCCTCGCCGCTGCCCCTGTCGCCGACGTCGCCGACCTTCAGCGCGACCCGCAGCTCATCGCCCGCGACTTTTGGGTCGAGGTCGAACACCGTCTGCCGGCCGGCGAGACAGCGCTCGTCCGCTATCCCGGCGCGCCGTTCAAAATGAGCCGGACGCCTTGGCAAATCCGGCGTCCTGCGCCCGCGGCCGGCGAGCATGATACGGAAGGCTGGCGCGACCGCCCCGCGCTCCCCCGCCCGCGCCGACCGAGCCGGCTCCCGCTCGAGGGGATCCGGGTCGTCGACCTCACTTGGCAGATTGCTGGTCCCGCTGCCACGCAGGTGCTCGCCGACCATGGGGCCGAGGTGCTGAAGATCGAGAGCGCCGTTCATCCCGACGGCCTGCGCGTGATGGCGCTCCCGCGGCCGCCATGGACCGACAGTCTGAATCAGAGCGGCATCTTCACCCTCATGAACACTTCGAAGCGCTCCGTCACCATCAACATGGCGACCGAAGGCGGGCCCGCCCTCCTCCGACGGCTGATCGCGCTTGCCGACGTCGTGGTCGACAACTACGGCGTCGACCCGCTGCCGAAATGGGGCCTCACTCCTGACGAACTGATGAAGATCCGTCCTGACCTCATTGTGGCCCGCTCATCGGTCATGGGGCGGTCCGGACCGCGCTCCCAGTACGTCGGTTTCGGCTACACGATCGGGCCAGCGGCCGGGTTGAACGCGCTTTCGGGGTTCGCCGGCGACCCTCCCGTTGCGTCCTGCACTGCTCATCCCGATTACTCCTGCAACTCCTACCATTTGCTGATCGCTATTCTGGCTGCGCTGCACTACCGCGACCGTACCGGCGAGGGCCAGCTAATCGACCTCTCGCAGCATGAGAGCACGGTCGTCTTCAATGGACCCGCGATCCTCGATTACACCGTGAACGGCGTCGTACCAAGGCCCAGCGAAAACCGTCATCCTGAGGCAGCGCCGCATGGGGTGTATCGCTGCCGCGGGAACGACCGTTGGGTTGCCATCGCATGCGAGAGCGACGAGGACTGGCAGCGGCTCGCTCATGCGATCGGCCGCGCTGATCTTGCCGCTGACCCTGCCCTTGCGGACCTTGCCGGCCGGCAGCAGGCGGCCGGCCGGATCGACGCGGCGATCGAGGCGTGGACCCGACTGCGGAGGCCGGCAGAGGCCGCCGAGGTGCTCCAAGCTGCCGGTGTTCCCGCGGGACCGGTCCAAACTGCCGCTGACCTCTTCCGCGACCCCCACCTCGCCGCGCGGGGCAAGATCCTCCGCCTCGACCATCCTGAGCTGGGGCGGGTCCGGGTCAATGGCCCGAGCTTTCAGCTGTCGGGCATTGGGCCGGAAGCGGTCCGGCGGCCGCCTTTGCTCGGCGAGCACACCGAGGCGGTTCTGCGCGACTTGCTCGGGCTCGACGAGGAAGAGCTCGTTGCCGCGTATCTCGGCGAGGTCCTTCAGTGA
- a CDS encoding MaoC family dehydratase, translating to MRVPLTYKLPKVPEPLDFDWLAEDRGWPELELTISAEEVARWCDLYDDHHPWYTGPSPWGGPVAPNSIFYYAGQNAFPPRRDFNGVLAAIGFEARGPIFVGRTVTARTTITDRWRRRDRLFVAYRLDIFDGATPIAVATRTWAFFGPSRAAERVPERAAQPPQDERPARELLQPVAFDLTLERMRAFEGPGEENGHTSVELAHRHGHPAPLAQGALVIAPVCRMMFARFGAGWQVGGTLDCKIVRPCYAGERVTAHGALVEEVADRVTCRVWVVNERGETAVVGSATARPAAP from the coding sequence ATGCGCGTTCCGCTCACCTACAAGCTGCCGAAGGTGCCCGAGCCCCTCGACTTCGACTGGCTGGCGGAGGATCGAGGGTGGCCGGAACTGGAACTGACTATCTCGGCGGAGGAAGTCGCGCGCTGGTGCGACCTGTACGACGACCATCATCCCTGGTATACCGGCCCGTCTCCGTGGGGCGGCCCCGTCGCGCCGAACTCCATCTTCTACTACGCGGGGCAGAATGCCTTTCCTCCCCGCCGCGATTTCAACGGCGTGCTCGCGGCGATCGGCTTCGAGGCGCGCGGACCGATCTTCGTCGGCCGGACCGTGACAGCGCGCACGACGATCACCGACCGCTGGCGGCGGCGGGACCGGCTCTTCGTCGCCTATCGTCTCGACATCTTCGATGGCGCCACCCCGATCGCGGTCGCCACGAGAACGTGGGCGTTCTTTGGGCCGAGCCGCGCTGCCGAGCGCGTCCCGGAGCGGGCTGCGCAGCCGCCCCAAGATGAGCGGCCGGCTCGTGAACTGCTTCAACCGGTCGCGTTCGACCTGACGCTGGAGCGGATGCGTGCCTTTGAAGGACCAGGAGAAGAGAATGGCCACACGAGCGTCGAACTTGCCCACCGCCACGGTCATCCTGCGCCCCTGGCCCAAGGCGCGCTCGTCATCGCGCCGGTCTGCCGCATGATGTTCGCTCGCTTCGGCGCCGGCTGGCAGGTCGGCGGCACCCTTGACTGTAAAATTGTCCGTCCTTGCTACGCCGGCGAACGGGTCACCGCGCACGGCGCCCTTGTCGAAGAGGTGGCCGACCGCGTCACCTGCCGCGTTTGGGTGGTGAATGAGCGCGGCGAAACTGCCGTTGTCGGCAGCGCGACCGCGCGCCCGGCGGCGCCGTAA